The Juglans microcarpa x Juglans regia isolate MS1-56 chromosome 2S, Jm3101_v1.0, whole genome shotgun sequence genome has a window encoding:
- the LOC121251735 gene encoding probable serine/threonine-protein kinase WNK11, whose translation MPAESPNTSDRDTEPFVEVDPTGRFGRYDDLLGAGAVKKVYRSFDQEEGIEVAWNQVRLRTFSEDPVLINRLHSEVKLLRALKNKYIIACYSVWKDDERNTLNFITEVCTSGNLRDYRKKHRHVSIKALKKWSKQVLEGLEFLHTHEPCIIHRDLNCSNIFINGNIGQVKIGDLGFAAIVGKSHAAHSIIGTPEYMAPELYEEDYTEMVDIYSFGMCLLEMVTMEIPYSECDSIAKIYKKVTTGVHPQALNKVMDPEVKAFIDKCIGQPRARPSASDLLRDPFFSEVDDEESGPIG comes from the exons ATGCCTGCTGAGAGTCCGAACACATCTGATCGTGATACTGAACCATTTGTTGAGGTTGATCCGACTGGACGGTTTGGGAGGTACGATGATCTGCTTGGTGCTGGTGCTGTGAAGAAAGTTTACCGGTCTTTTGATCAAGAGGAAGGTATAGAGGTGGCCTGGAATCAGGTTAGGTTGAGGACTTTCAGTGAGGATCCGGTACTCATCAATCGGCTTCACTCAGAGGTTAAGCTGTTACGAGCattgaaaaacaaatatatcattGCTTGCTACAGTGTATGGAAGGATGATGAGCGTAACACTTTGAATTTCATTACTGAGGTGTGCACATCCGGAAACTTGAGGGATTACAGGAAGAAGCATCGCCATGTTTCCATTAAGGCCTTGAAGAAGTGGTCAAAGCAGGTGCTTGAGGGATTGGAGTTTCTGCATACCCATGAGCCATGCATTATTCACAGAGATCTCAATTGTAGTAACATCTTCATCAATGGAAACATAGGCCAG GTGAAAATCGGTGATCTGGGGTTTGCAGCAATTGTAGGGAAGAGCCATGCAGCACATTCGATTATAGGAACCCCAGAGTACATGGCACCGGAGCTGTACGAGGAAGACTACACTGAGATGGTTGACATATACTCCTTCGGAATGTGTCTGCTTGAGATGGTGACAATGGAGATCCCATACAGCGAATGTGACAGTATTGCCAAGATATACAAGAAGGTGACAACTGGAGTACATCCTCAAGCTTTGAACAAGGTAATGGATCCGGAAGTGAAGGCATTCATTGACAAGTGCATAGGCCAGCCAAGGGCAAGACCTTCAGCGTCTGATCTTCTCCGGGATCCTTTCTTTTCTGAAGTGGACGATGAAGAGAGTGGGCCAATTGGTTGA
- the LOC121251731 gene encoding scarecrow-like transcription factor PAT1: protein MHASQQQRRSGMSNGLYYHSTKEVGAYCLPQFQTFGHQLHYNDRSQGTNFLTQNSNERYCTLESSSANGSYAVYTSPSTTSLSPNGSPMSQQDSQSYTGYQHYSPDNTYGSPISGSYVINEVNDFKHKLKELETVMLGPDSNFLDSYDYTFQNSTNNTSLAMDSWRQIMEAISKRDLKHILIFCARAISDNELLEAQWLMDELRQMVSVTGEPIQRLGAYVLEGLVARLASSGSNICKALKCKEPASAELLSYMHILDEVRPYFKFGYMAANGAIAEAMKDENRIHIIDFQIAQGSQWLTLIPAFAARPGGPPHIRVTGIDDSMSAYARGGGPNIVGKRLSKLAETFKVPFEFHYAAMSGCEVQLENLEVRPGEALAVNFAFMLHHMPDESVSTQNHRDRLLRLVKSLSPKVVTLVEQESNTNTAAFFPRVLETLNYYTAMFESIDVTLPREHKERINVEQHCLARAMVNIIACEGPERVERHELLGKWRSRFIMAGFTPYPLSSFVNATIKTLLENYCSSYRLEERDGALYLGWMNRDLVASCAWK, encoded by the coding sequence ATGCATGCATCACAGCAGCAAAGAAGGTCAGGCATGTCCAATGGATTGTACTATCATTCAACTAAAGAAGTTGGGGCCTATTGCTTGCCTCAGTTCCAAACATTTGGCCATCAGCTACACTACAATGATAGGAGCCAAGGGACCAACTTTTTGACTCAGAATTCTAATGAACGCTATTGCACCTTGGAGTCCTCCTCAGCAAATGGTAGCTATGCTGTTTATACTTCCCCATCAACTACCAGTTTGTCACCCAATGGAAGCCCAATGTCACAGCAAGATTCTCAGTCATACACCGGTTACCAGCATTATTCCCCTGACAATACCTATGGCTCTCCAATAAGTGGATCCTATGTAATCAATGAAGTAAATGACTTCAAGCACAAGCTGAAAGAACTGGAAACTGTAATGCTAGGCCCTGATTCCAATTTTCTTGATAGCTATGACTATACCTTCCAGAATAGCACAAACAATACCTCCCTGGCAATGGACAGCTGGAGACAAATAATGGAGGCAATTTCTAAGAGGGATTTAAAACATATCCTCATCTTCTGTGCAAGAGCAATATCAGATAATGAACTATTAGAGGCACAATGGTTGATGGATGAATTACGTCAGATGGTGTCGGTTACTGGCGAACCAATTCAAAGGTTGGGAGCATACGTGTTGGAGGGGCTTGTTGCACGGCTCGCCTCGTCGGGAAGTAACATTTGCAAAGCATTGAAATGTAAAGAACCAGCAAGTGCCGAACTCCTCTCCTACATGCACATTCTTGATGAGGTTCGCCCTTACTTTAAATTTGGCTATATGGCTGCAAATGGAGCCATTGCAGAAGCCATGAAGGATGAAAATAGAATTCACATTATCGATTTCCAAATTGCTCAGGGGAGTCAATGGTTGACTTTAATCCCAGCTTTTGCAGCTAGGCCTGGTGGGCCACCCCACATCCGTGTAACAGGTATAGATGATTCTATGTCAGCTTATGCTCGCGGAGGAGGCCCAAATATTGTGGGAAAGAGGCTATCTAAGCTTGCGGAGACCTTTAAGGTGCCATTTGAATTCCATTATGCTGCCATGTCTGGCTGTGAGGTTCAGCTAGAGAATCTTGAGGTTCGACCTGGGGAAGCTCTTGCGGTGAACTTTGCTTTCATGTTACACCACATGCCAGACGAGAGTGTGAGCACTCAAAATCATCGGGACAGGCTACTGAGGCTGGTCAAGAGCCTGTCTCCAAAAGTGGTGACCCTTGTTGAGCAAGAATCTAACACAAACACCGCTGCATTCTTTCCGCGAGTCCTTGAAACACTAAACTACTACACAGCGATGTTTGAGTCAATTGATGTGACACTTCCGAGGGAGCACAAGGAGCGGATCAATGTTGAGCAGCACTGCTTGGCAAGGGCGATGGTTAACATAATAGCCTGCGAGGGGCCTGAGAGGGTGGAACGGCATGAGCTCCTTGGTAAGTGGAGGTCGCGGTTCATAATGGCTGGATTTACTCCATATCCTTTAAGCTCCTTCGTGAATGCCACCATTAAAACTCTGTTGGAGAACTACTGTAGCAGCTATAGGCTTGAAGAAAGGGATGGGGCTCTATATCTTGGGTGGATGAACAGAGATTTGGTTGCTTCTTGTGCTTGGAAGTGA
- the LOC121251732 gene encoding LOW QUALITY PROTEIN: splicing factor ESS-2 homolog (The sequence of the model RefSeq protein was modified relative to this genomic sequence to represent the inferred CDS: inserted 1 base in 1 codon), translated as MLLSPGHSPRHLSSPSPSAISDDTLITNGNSNSSTAPKNHRNHPKVLDEDTYVAAIEKIIERDFFPDISKLRDRLDWLEAIKTGDPVQVRDAQLKIMERRGGKVKNPNPDGKTLTPGSTFSRNFTPFDEFNSKTPKSTRNLSASNGELSGGGDSVDYSGEIDVSLSLDQFFRRYTSEDNHSFSKIVEKVNRKRKERFGYLLEGQKEEDVNAIEGVKRERITTDGYGTSDQPVSTLEGWNYTAKNLLMYHPTDRGEXPLTEEERAVRMKGLTKEISRANTRFHGKLMDSRPKDDGKVEVLYTPVAGATPVPVFDRDGDKSKKYDLDDLRKTPNPFYVESGKKATDGYSFVKTPSPAPGVDESPFITWGVIEGTPLRLDLEDNPLDIGGSGEGPQYNIPRAAARDEKAHSLSRVAARKLRERSKMFQKPPLPSPVRGGSASPSVRTLSRAAQKFVRNAIAKSSSTVDETLRASYRGASPGLATPKSGRSVSRFGRDGSTGSRSPSIREGSNPPW; from the exons ATGCTTCTCTCCCCGGGTCACTCTCCGCGCCACctctcttccccttccccttccgcAATTTCGGATGATACCCTAATTACCAATGGAAATTCCAATTCTTCAACCGCCCCCAAAAACCATAGGAACCACCCGAAGGTGCTCGACGAAGACACCTATGTCGCGGCGATCGAGAAGATCATTGAGCGGGACTTCTTCCCGGACATCTCGAAGCTCCGGGACCGGCTCGACTGGCTCGAGGCGATCAAGACGGGAGACCCGGTGCAAGTCCGCGATGCCCAGTTGAAGATCATGGAACGCCGCGGCGGAAAGGTAAAAAATCCCAACCCTGATGGAAAAACCCTAACTCCCGGTTCCACATTCTCACGAAATTTTACTCCGTTCGATGAATTCAATTCTAAAACCCCGAAAAGCACGAGGAATTTGAGTGCTTCCAATGGGGAATTATCCGGTGGTGGTGATTCTGTGGATTATAGCGGTGAGATCGACGTGTCGTTGAGTCTAGATCAATTCTTTAGGCGGTATACGAGCGAGGACAATCATAGTTTCTCCAAAATTGTAGAGAAAGTGAAtaggaaaaggaaagagagattCGGATATTTGTTAGAAGGCCAAAAGGAAGAAGATGTTAACGCAATCGAGGGTGTGAAGAGGGAGAGAATTACTACTGATGGATATGGTACTTCAGACCAACCAGTGAGTACTCTGGAAGGGTGGAATTATACGGCGAAGAATTTATTGATGTATCATCCTACTGATAGGGGCG GCCCATTGACAGAGGAGGAACGGGCAGTTAGGATGAAGGGTCTAACGAAGGAAATCAGTCGTGCCAATACGAGATTTCATGGTAAACTGATGGATTCTAGGCCGAAAGATGATGGGAAGGTTGAAGTGCTTTATACACCAGTGGCAGGGGCAACTCCAGTTCCGGTGTTTGATAGAGATGGGGATAAGTCGAAGAAGTATGATTTGGATGATTTGAGGAAGACCCCAAATCCGTTTTATGTCGAATCTGGCAAAAAAGCGACAGACGGGTATAGTTTTGTTAAGACTCCGTCACCAGCACCAGGGGTTGATGAGTCACCATTTATTACGTGGGGTGTAATTGAAGGTACACCGTTGAGGTTGGATCTGGAGGACAACCCCCTTGATATTGGGGGTAGTGGTGAGGGGCCTCAGTATAATATTCCACGAGCAGCTGCAAGGGATGAGAAGGCTCATTCCCTGTCGAGGGTGGCTGCACGCAAATTGAGAGAGAGGTCAAAGATGTTTCAGAAGCCTCCTCTGCCATCTCCTGTTAGAGGAGGAAGTGCTAGTCCAAGTGTGCGGACACTTTCTCGTGCTGCTCAGAAGTTTGTCAGGAATGCAATTGCCAAGTCATCATCTACTGTTGATGAAACTCTCCGTGCTAGTTACCGAGGTGCGAGCCCTGGTTTGGCTACTCCTAAAAGTGGAAGGAGCGTTTCAAGGTTTGGTAGAGATGGGAGTACGGGTTCCAGGTCACCTTCTATAAGGGAGGGTTCAAATCCTCCTTGGTGa
- the LOC121251733 gene encoding WRKY transcription factor 1, producing MISSGERAPDAVVSDELQQRQSSGGGVPSQPIPDGRFHSSKQKCDDEIHAKQTEQEAATPSLIPEKASELPDAAVPTMQSDHERSNSSIISEKALQAPGTSILVSQAGQEGTTPSTIREKVTEDGYNWRKYGQKLVKGNEFIRSYYKCTNPTCQVKKQLERSHDGHIRDTTYFGQHDHPRPQLNVPVPVGFAVSISDERPSEPSLIGARDQPFIEHSQTSHHMEPVDAPLPSQPNRMRDGVDNDDHDHDTGSKRQKKEKCYVDAVPVDKPASEPRLVVQTLSAVDFVNDGYRWRKYGQKFVKGNPNPRSYYRCSSPGCPVKKHVERASHDPKVVIATYEGQHDHDMPPTRTVTHNTVGPNVFSVADNFEAGTKSEENNAVCLDMVIHTSSGPNFKSNELLNGESRTEPVVSSLVGVHMVVHSSVAGEGKSNDQLNGKQIVESSTKSVEIDTVCHDMVAHDTPELEANINEQQTPTGEPVQS from the exons ATGATTTCTTCGGGGGAACGTGCACCAGATGCAGTTGTTTCTGATGAATTGCAGCAGAGACAGAGTTCTGGTGGTGGAGTTCCATCACAGCCGATACCTGATGGCAGATTCCATTCTTCCAAACAGAAATGTGATGATGAAATTCATGCGAAACAAACAGAGCAAGAAGCAGCAACTCCCTCTTTGATTCCTGAGAAAGCTTCAGAGTTACCTGATGCTGCAGTCCCAACAATGCAATCAGATCATGAAAGAAGTAATTCCTCTATCATTTCTGAAAAAGCGTTGCAGGCCCCTGGCACTAGTATTCTTGTCTCACAAGCTGGTCAGGAAGGAACCACACCCTCTACAATACGTGAGAAAGTGACAGAAGATGGATATAATTGGCGAAAATACGGACAGAAGCTTGTTAAAGGGAATGAATTTATACGGAGTTATTACAAATGTACAAATCCAACCTGCCAGGTGAAAAAGCAACTGGAACGGTCACATGATGGACACATTAGAGATACCACATACTTTGGTCAGCACGATCATCCTAGACCTCAACTTAATGTCCCTGTACCTGTTGGTTTTGCTGTGTCCATATCAGATGAAAGACCAAGTGAGCCCTCTTTAATTGGTGCAAGAG ACCAACCATTTATTGAGCATAGCCAGACATCTCATCATATGGAACCAGTAGATGCCCCTCTACCTTCACAACCAAATAGGATGAGAGATGGGGTCGataatgatgatcatgatcatgatacAGGCTCAAAAAGACA gaaaaaagaaaagtgttatGTCGATGCTGTTCCAGTTGATAAGCCAGCTAGCGAACCACGTCTTGTTGTTCAGACGTTGAGTGCGGTTGATTTTGTAAATGATGGGTACCGCTGGCGCAAATATGGGCAGAAATTTGTGAAAGGCAATCCCAACCCAAG GAGTTACTATAGATGCTCAAGTCCTGGATGCCCGGTTAAGAAACACGTTGAGAGGGCGTCTCATGATCCAAAAGTGGTTATAGCCACATATGAAGGACAACATGACCATGATATGCCTCCTACGAGGACGGTTACCCACAACACAGTTGGGCCAAATGTTTTTTCAGTGGCCGATAATTTTGAGGCAGGCACTAAGTCAGAGGAAAACAATGCTGTCTGCCTTGATATGGTCATTCATACCAGTTCAGGTCCCAACTTTAAATCGAATGAGCTACTGAATGGAGAATCGAGGACTGAACCAGTAGTAAGTAGCCTTGTTGGTGTCCATATGGTTGTCCATTCTAGTGTGGCTGGTGAAGGTAAATCAAATGACCAATTGAACGGGAAGCAGATTGTTGAGTCAAGTACCAAATCAGTAGAAATTGACACTGTCTGCCATGATATGGTCGCTCATGATACTCCGGAGCTTGAGGCTAATATAAACGAGCAACAAACACCTACTGGAGAACCTGTCCAAAGCTGA